From Nicotiana tabacum cultivar K326 chromosome 22, ASM71507v2, whole genome shotgun sequence, one genomic window encodes:
- the LOC142176313 gene encoding uncharacterized protein LOC142176313, protein MDNTYPGSHIRMEKSSKNEFMYVYISLYAFIRGFDHCRPIVVVDGRHLKSYYTGTFVSASTLDGAGHILPLAYGVIDSENDAAWTWFFEQFKIAYGVRENMCIVSDRNESIIKSVSRVYPDLPHCACIWHLWNNVYKKFKKSHAKLSEIYFSMAKAYTQTEFDSLMEKVEKVDIRVKEYLELAGYENWATLYAPVNRGWTMTSNIAESINATLVSVVPSTEYLHTVNDGGRNYTVCLLERKCICGRFQIDELPCPHVWAVLKSKFLMPEEYCSSYYKPSTIVMTYDVPVYPLPDKNDWNIPEHVAEEVVLPPKWKRPPGRPKKKRDKNLSELLLPKNQHSCSICGQGGHNKRTCRNAPRNK, encoded by the exons ATGGATAACACATATCCAGGTTCTCACATAAGAATGGAAAAATCGTCAAAGAATGAATTCATGTACGTGTATATATCATTGTATGCATTTATAAGGGGGTTTGATCATTGTAGACCAATTGTTGTAGTGGACGGACGTCATCTAAAATCCTACTACACCGGGACATTCGTTTCTGCAAGCACGTTGGATGGGGCAG GTCATATATTGCCACTAGCATACGGTGTTATTGATTCAGAGAACGATGCTGCTTGGACgtggttctttgagcaattcaagatagCATACGGTGTAAGGGAAAACATGTGCATTGTTTCGGATAGAAATGAGAGCATCATTAAATCTGTATCGAGAGTATATCCAGATTTACCGCATTGTGCTTGCATATGGCATCTATGGAATAACGTATACAAGAAATTCAAAAAGAGCCATGCCAAGTTGAGTGAGATATACTTCTCGATGGCAAAAGCATACACACAAACTGAATTTGATAGTCTGATGGAGAAGGTTGAGAAGGTAGATATTAGGGTGAAAGAATACTTAGAGTTAGCTGGTTACGAAAATTGGGCTACGTTGTATGCACCTGTTAACAGGGGATGGACAATGACGTCAAATATCGCCGAGTCAATCAATGCAACACTAGTTTCA GTGGTACCCTCAACTGAATACTTACATACTGTTAACGATGGTGGGAGGAATTACACAGTCTGCCTGCTCGAGAGAAAATGTATTTGTGGGAGATTCCAAATTGATGAATTACCATGCCCACATGTCTGGGCTGTATTGAAGAGCAAGTTTTTAATGCCTGAAGAATATTGCTCTAGCTATTACAAGCCAAGTACAATTGTAATGACATACGATGTGCCAGTGTACCCGCTACCGGACAAAAATGACTGGAATATACCAGAGCATGTTGCAGAGGAGGTTGTACTACCACCCAAATGGAAAAGACCTCCTGGAAGGCCAAAGAAGAAGCGCGACAAAAATTTAAGTGAATTGTTGTTGCCGAAaaatcaacattcatgtagcataTGTGGGCAGGGAGGACATAACAAGCGAACTTGTAGGAATGCTCCACGTAATAAATAG
- the LOC107768491 gene encoding uncharacterized protein LOC107768491 yields the protein MDIKRVAAAQEYEDFLPTSMMVHENDYDTLLFNLTGFKKEQVKIQLSKTGILKISGQRPVYKWQRFQKDIPVSENCEKSKISARFVNSNILCVKYPKLIISEDKKIKKLPASANEQATMEKTTLEPILKEEPKNTIPKTSEQTEAISLPKSNSEDGNTTSSCNKSDDQSINDKEFPAGDAPLPNNPASEPHEDQNTTSIDEPKINNSRTIEQTRVEPDNGNNSNNNNNNNSVSVPNKLGSASDYFAKLKMRKEVINMTLVALLVLGVGRYVINVMKSPKKAKE from the exons ATGGATATAAAGAGAGTTGCAGCTGCTCAAGAATATGAAGATTTTTTGCCAACATCAATGATGGTTCATGAAAATGACTATGACACTCTTCTCTTTAATCTTACAG GTTTCAAGAAAGAACAGGTAAAGATTCAACTGTCCAAAACAGGAATACTAAAGATTAGTGGACAAAGGCCAGTTTATAAATGGCAGAGGTTTCAGAAGGACATTCCTGTTTcagaaaattgtgaaaaaagcAAAATTAGTGCTAGATTTGTAAATAGCAATATTCTTTGTGTTAAATATCCAAAATTGATCATTTCAGAAGataaaaagattaaaaaattGCCTGCCTCAGCCAATGAACAAGCTACAATGGAAAAGACCACTTTAGAG CCAATACTGAAAGAAGAACCAAAGAACACTATTCCAAAAACCAGTGAACAAACAGAAGCTATAAGCCTTCCAAAAAGCAATTCAGAAGATGGAAATACAACAAGTTCATGCAATAAATCAGATGATCAATCGATAAACGATAAGGAATTCCCAGCCGGAGACGCTCCACTGCCTAATAATCCAGCCAGTGAACCACACGAGGATCAAAATACCACTTCAATTGATGAGCCAAAGATCAATAATTCAAGAACCATTGAACAAACAAGAGTTGAACCAGATAACggaaacaacagcaacaacaataacaataacaatagtgTCTCAGttccaaacaagttggggtcggctAGTGATTATTTCGCAAAGCTGAAGATGCGAAAGGAAGTGATAAATATGACCCTAGTTGCTCTGTTGGTTCTTGGTGTCGGTCGCTATGTCATCAATGTGATGAAGTCTCCCAAGAAAGCTAAAGAATGA
- the LOC107768490 gene encoding indole-3-acetaldehyde oxidase isoform X1: MGETVKNGILVFAVNGQRFELPSVDPSTTLLEFLRTKTCFKSPKLGCGEGGCGACVVLLSKYDPTLKRVEDFSVSSCLTLLCSLNGCSITTSEGLGNTKDGYHSIHERFAGFHASQCGYCTPGICMSFYSALVNADKANHTDSPPGFSKLTAFEAEKAIAGNLCRCTGYRPIADACKTFAANVDIEDLGLNSFWKKEDSRDIKVSKLPPYDPSKNLTTFPQFLKSEFATCLDSRRYPWYSPVSVDELQCLLNSNLAENDASIKLVSGNTGTGYYKETQRYDRYIDLRHISELSIIELDHTGIKLGATVTISKLISFLKEKNKVTLSSYGKLVSEKLAQHMEKIASPFVRNTASVGGNLVMSQKNGFPSDIATLFLGLGATVCIMTSQRHEKLTFVEFLARPPLDSRSVLLSLLIPFKKDGSSLETCSKFLFETYRAAARPLGNALAYVNAAFLADVSPHDNQFLINNIQLAFGAYGTKQATRAKKVEEYLTGKILNVNVLSEALKLVKQAVVPEDGTSHPDYRSSMAVGFLFEFLFRFTDVCPAISGGLLNQSTLVEEVSKSNKDGRISEEKADTLLSSAKQVVESSKEYYPVGEPMKKSGASLQASGESVYVDDIPSPPNCLYGAFIYSTRPLAGVKGIHFGSNSLPDGVSCIITFKDIPSRGANVGSKTIFGPEPLFADDLAQYAGDRIAFVVAESQRSADVAANMAVVEYDTENVDSPILTVEEAVQKSSFFQVPPFLYPKKVGDFSKGMAEADNKILSAEMRLGSQYYFYMETQTALAVPDEDNCMVVYASSQCPEYAGSVIASCLGVPEHNIRVVTRRVGGGFGGKAVRAMPVSTACALAAFKLQRPVRIYVNRKTDMIMAGGRHPMKITYSVGFKSNGKITALHLDVLINAGIIEDVSPIIPSNFIGALKKYDWGALSFDIKVCKTNLTSKSAMRGPGEVQGSYIAEAIMEHVASVLSSEVDSIRKQNIHTFESLKLFYERSAGDIGDYTLPGMMDRLATSSSFVQRSEMIEQYNQKNIWKKRGISRVPLVYESTQRPTPGKVSILSDGSIVVEVGGIEIGQGLWTKVKQMTAYGLSLIESSWSEELVEKVRVMQADTLSLVQGGFTAGSTTSESSCEAVRLCCNVLVERLTPLKKTLQEKNGSVDWTTLIRQAHMQAVNLAANSYYVPASSSMQYLNYGAAVSEVEIDILTGETKILQSDIIYDCGQSLNPAVDMGQIEGAFVQGIGFFMLEEYLTNTDGLVVSDSTWTYKIPTIDTIPKNFNVQVLNSGHHEKRVLSSKASGEPPLLLASSVHCATRAAIKAARKQLKLWGKLDESDSEFYLEVPATLPVVKTQCGLDYAEKYLESLLHHKIGNGLSTF; encoded by the exons ATGGGGGAGACAGTGAAAAATGGGATCTTGGTATTTGCTGTAAATGGGCaaagatttgagcttcctagtgTTGACCCTTCAACTACTTTGCTTGAGTTCTTGCGCACTAAGACTTGCTTCAAAAGTCCCAAGCTTGGCTGTGGTGAAG GCGGCTGTGGAGCTTGTGTTGTTCTTCTCTCAAAGTATGATCCGACGCTTAAACGGGTTGAAGATTTTAGTGTGAGTTCATGCCTTACGCTTCTTTGCAGTTTAAATGGTTGCTCAATTACTACAAGTGAAGGCCTTGGAAACACCAAGGATGGTTACCACTCGATTCATGAACGGTTTGCGGGTTTTCATGCTTCTCAATGTGGATATTGCACTCCCGGAATTTGTATGTCCTTTTACTCGGCTCTTGTCAATGCCGATAAAGCAAACCACACAGATTCTCCTCCAGGATTCTCTAAGTTGACTGCATTTGAAGCTGAAAAGGCCATAGCAGGGAACCTTTGTCGCTGTACTGGATACCGACCCATTGCTGATGCGTGCAAGACATTTGCAGCCAATGTTGACATAGAGGATTTGGGGCTCAATTCTTTTTGGAAAAAGGAAGATTCTAGGGATATAAAAGTGAGTAAGTTACCTCCCTATGATCCAAGTAAGAATTTAACTACATTTCCTCAATTCTTGAAAAGTGAATTCGCCACATGTTTGGACTCCAGAAGGTATCCGTGGTACTCTCCGGTTTCTGTCGACGAGCTTCAATGTTTGTTGAACTCCAATTTGgctgaaaatgatgcaagcatTAAGCTGGTTTCTGGTAACACAGGCACAGGATATTACAAGGAAACCCAGCGATATGACCGATATATTGATCTGAGACATATATCTGAACTTTCGATCATTGAATTAGATCACACAGGAATTAAATTGGGGGCTACTGTCACTATCTCTAAACTTATATCATTCTTGAAGGAGAAAAACAAAGTCACTTTGAGTTCATATGGAAAGCTGGTTAGCGAAAAGTTGGCTCAGCACATGGAGAAGATTGCTTCACCATTTGTTAGAAACACCGCTAGTGTTGGGGGAAATTTGGTTATGTCACAAAAGAATGGTTTTCCTTCAGATATAGCTACATTATTTCTTGGTTTGGGCGCTACTGTTTGCATAATGACCAGTCAAAGACATGAAAAACTTACGTTCGTGGAGTTCTTAGCGAGGCCGCCACTAGACTCAAGGAGTGTGCTACTTAGTCTTTTAATTCCATTTAAAAAGGATGGAAGTTCTCTTGAAACCTGTTCGAAGTTTTTGTTTGAAACCTATCGAGCTGCAGCACGACCTCTTGGAAATGCATTGGCGTACGTAAATGCTGCTTTCCTTGCTGATGTTTCTCCCCACGATAATCAGTTCCTGATTAACAATATCCAGTTGGCTTTTGGTGCTTATGGAACAAAACAAGCAACAAGGGCCAAAAAAGTAGAAGAATATCTAACTGGGAAGATATTAAACGTTAATGTGCTATCTGAAGCACTTAAATTAGTCAAACAAGCAGTGGTACCCGAAGATGGAACTTCACACCCTGATTACAGGTCAAGCATGGCAGTTGGTTTTCTTTTTGAGTTCCTATTTCGGTTCACCGATGTTTGTCCTGCGATATCTGGTGGTCTGTTAAACCAAAGTACTTTGGTAGAGGAAGTCTCAAAGAGTAACAAAGACGGTCGTATTAGTGAAGAGAAAGCTGACACACTTCTATCATCTGCTAAGCAAGTCGTGGAATCGAGTAAAGAGTATTATCCGGTGGGTGAACCAATGAAGAAATCTGGAGCTTCCTTACAAGCTTCTG GTGAATCTGTTTATGTAGACGACATTCCATCACCACCGAACTGCCTATATGGAGCGTTTATCTATAGTACAAGACCATTAGCAGGGGTAAAGGGCATCCATTTTGGTTCTAATTCATTACCCGATGGAGTTAGTTGCATTATTACTTTTAAAGATATCCCGAGCAGAGGAGCAAATGTAGGATCTAAGACCATTTTTGGTCCCGAACCTTTATTTGCAGATGATCTCGCCCAATATGCTGGTGACCGAATTGCTTTTGTG GTTGCTGAAAGTCAGAGGTCTGCTGATGTGGCCGCAAACATGGCCGTCGTTGAATATGACACTGAAAAtgtagattcaccaattttaacCGTCGAGGAAGCCGTTCAGAAATCCAGTTTTTTCCAAGTTCCACCATTTCTATATCCGAAAAAAGTTGGTGATTTCTCAAAAGGAATGGCTGAAGCTGACAACAAGATCCTCTCTGCTGAG ATGAGACTTGGGTCTCAGTACTATTTTTATATGGAGACACAGACTGCTCTAGCAGTTCCGGATGAAGATAACTGTATGGTTGTCTATGCGTCAAGTCAGTGCCCTGAGTATGCAGGTAGTGTAATTGCTAGTTGTCTTGGTGTCCCCGAGCACAACATCCGTGTCGTTACAAGAAGGGTTGGAGGTGGCTTTGGAGGCAAGGCGGTGAGAGCAATGCCT GTCTCCACAGCCTGTGCACTTGCAGCGTTCAAGTTACAACGCCCTGTACGAATATACGTCAACCGAAAGACTGACATGATAATGGCAGGAGGGAGACACCCCATGAAAATAACATACAGTGTTGGATTTAAGTCAAATGGGAAAATCACTGCCTTACATCTTGATGTATTGATAAATGCTGGGATCATTGAAGATGTAAGCCCTATCATACCGTCGAACTTTATCGGGGCTCTCAAAAAGTATGATTGGGGTGCCTTATCTTTTGATATAAAGGTATGTAAGACGAACCTTACTAGCAAATCAGCTATGCGGGGCCCGGGGGAGGTACAAGGATCGTATATTGCCGAAGCTATAATGGAGCATGTAGCAAGTGTACTGTCTTCGGAGGTGGACTCAATCAGAAAACAAAATATTCATACATTTGAAAGTCTTAAATTATTCTATGAGCGCAGTGCAGGTGATATAGGAGATTATACTTTACCAGGTATGATGGATAGGTTGGCCACATCGTCAAGTTTCGTTCAAAGAAGTGAGATGATAGAACAATATAACCAGAAAAATATATGGAAGAAAAGGGGTATTTCTCGAGTGCCACTTGTTTATGAATCTACACAACGACCGACGCCCGGAAAAGTAAGCATTTTGTCAGACGGATCAATAGTTGTTGAGGTCGGAGGTATTGAAATTGGCCAAGGTCTATGGACAAAGGTGAAGCAAATGACAGCCTATGGTCTTAGTTTAATTGAAAGTAGTTGGAGTGAAGAACTTGTGGAGAAAGTACGTGTTATGCAAGCAGACACTCTAAGCTTAGTGCAAGGCGGGTTTACGGCTGGAAGTACTACATCTGAATCGAGCTGTGAAGCAGTTAGACTTTGCTGTAATGTATTAGTTGAAAGACTGACCCCTCTGAAGAAGACATTACAAGAAAAAAATGGTTCTGTTGATTGGACTACATTGATTCGCCAG GCACACATGCAAGCAGTAAACCTAGCAGCAAACTCTTATTATGTGCCGGCATCCAGTTCCATGCAATATTTAAACTATGGTGCTGCTGTAAGCGAG GTGGAGATAGATATCCTGACAGGAGAAACAAAAATTTTGCAATCTGATATTATATATGACTGTGGACAAAGCTTGAACCCAGCTGTTGATATGGGACAG ATTGAAGGGGCTTTTGTACAAGGAATTGGATTTTTTATGCTCGAAGAGTATCTTACAAACACAGACGGGTTGGTAGTTTCAGATAGTACTTGGACATACAAGATCCCAACAATTGACACAATACCGAAAAATTTCAATGTTCAAGTGCTAAACAGTGGACATCACGAGAAACGTGTTCTCTCATCTAAAg CATCTGGTGAACCGCCGCTACTTCTGGCATCCTCAGTTCATTGTGCAACAAGAGCAGCCATTAAAGCAGCAAGAAAACAACTTAAACTTTGGGGCAAGCTTGACGAGTCTGATTCGGAATTCTATTTGGAAGTTCCTGCCACATTACCTGTTGTGAAGACACAATGTGGCCTAGATTATGCGGAGAAATACTTGGAAAGTCTGCTTCATCACAAAATCGGAAACGGCCTTTCTACCTTCTAG
- the LOC107768490 gene encoding indole-3-acetaldehyde oxidase isoform X2 has protein sequence MSFYSALVNADKANHTDSPPGFSKLTAFEAEKAIAGNLCRCTGYRPIADACKTFAANVDIEDLGLNSFWKKEDSRDIKVSKLPPYDPSKNLTTFPQFLKSEFATCLDSRRYPWYSPVSVDELQCLLNSNLAENDASIKLVSGNTGTGYYKETQRYDRYIDLRHISELSIIELDHTGIKLGATVTISKLISFLKEKNKVTLSSYGKLVSEKLAQHMEKIASPFVRNTASVGGNLVMSQKNGFPSDIATLFLGLGATVCIMTSQRHEKLTFVEFLARPPLDSRSVLLSLLIPFKKDGSSLETCSKFLFETYRAAARPLGNALAYVNAAFLADVSPHDNQFLINNIQLAFGAYGTKQATRAKKVEEYLTGKILNVNVLSEALKLVKQAVVPEDGTSHPDYRSSMAVGFLFEFLFRFTDVCPAISGGLLNQSTLVEEVSKSNKDGRISEEKADTLLSSAKQVVESSKEYYPVGEPMKKSGASLQASGESVYVDDIPSPPNCLYGAFIYSTRPLAGVKGIHFGSNSLPDGVSCIITFKDIPSRGANVGSKTIFGPEPLFADDLAQYAGDRIAFVVAESQRSADVAANMAVVEYDTENVDSPILTVEEAVQKSSFFQVPPFLYPKKVGDFSKGMAEADNKILSAEMRLGSQYYFYMETQTALAVPDEDNCMVVYASSQCPEYAGSVIASCLGVPEHNIRVVTRRVGGGFGGKAVRAMPVSTACALAAFKLQRPVRIYVNRKTDMIMAGGRHPMKITYSVGFKSNGKITALHLDVLINAGIIEDVSPIIPSNFIGALKKYDWGALSFDIKVCKTNLTSKSAMRGPGEVQGSYIAEAIMEHVASVLSSEVDSIRKQNIHTFESLKLFYERSAGDIGDYTLPGMMDRLATSSSFVQRSEMIEQYNQKNIWKKRGISRVPLVYESTQRPTPGKVSILSDGSIVVEVGGIEIGQGLWTKVKQMTAYGLSLIESSWSEELVEKVRVMQADTLSLVQGGFTAGSTTSESSCEAVRLCCNVLVERLTPLKKTLQEKNGSVDWTTLIRQAHMQAVNLAANSYYVPASSSMQYLNYGAAVSEVEIDILTGETKILQSDIIYDCGQSLNPAVDMGQIEGAFVQGIGFFMLEEYLTNTDGLVVSDSTWTYKIPTIDTIPKNFNVQVLNSGHHEKRVLSSKASGEPPLLLASSVHCATRAAIKAARKQLKLWGKLDESDSEFYLEVPATLPVVKTQCGLDYAEKYLESLLHHKIGNGLSTF, from the exons ATGTCCTTTTACTCGGCTCTTGTCAATGCCGATAAAGCAAACCACACAGATTCTCCTCCAGGATTCTCTAAGTTGACTGCATTTGAAGCTGAAAAGGCCATAGCAGGGAACCTTTGTCGCTGTACTGGATACCGACCCATTGCTGATGCGTGCAAGACATTTGCAGCCAATGTTGACATAGAGGATTTGGGGCTCAATTCTTTTTGGAAAAAGGAAGATTCTAGGGATATAAAAGTGAGTAAGTTACCTCCCTATGATCCAAGTAAGAATTTAACTACATTTCCTCAATTCTTGAAAAGTGAATTCGCCACATGTTTGGACTCCAGAAGGTATCCGTGGTACTCTCCGGTTTCTGTCGACGAGCTTCAATGTTTGTTGAACTCCAATTTGgctgaaaatgatgcaagcatTAAGCTGGTTTCTGGTAACACAGGCACAGGATATTACAAGGAAACCCAGCGATATGACCGATATATTGATCTGAGACATATATCTGAACTTTCGATCATTGAATTAGATCACACAGGAATTAAATTGGGGGCTACTGTCACTATCTCTAAACTTATATCATTCTTGAAGGAGAAAAACAAAGTCACTTTGAGTTCATATGGAAAGCTGGTTAGCGAAAAGTTGGCTCAGCACATGGAGAAGATTGCTTCACCATTTGTTAGAAACACCGCTAGTGTTGGGGGAAATTTGGTTATGTCACAAAAGAATGGTTTTCCTTCAGATATAGCTACATTATTTCTTGGTTTGGGCGCTACTGTTTGCATAATGACCAGTCAAAGACATGAAAAACTTACGTTCGTGGAGTTCTTAGCGAGGCCGCCACTAGACTCAAGGAGTGTGCTACTTAGTCTTTTAATTCCATTTAAAAAGGATGGAAGTTCTCTTGAAACCTGTTCGAAGTTTTTGTTTGAAACCTATCGAGCTGCAGCACGACCTCTTGGAAATGCATTGGCGTACGTAAATGCTGCTTTCCTTGCTGATGTTTCTCCCCACGATAATCAGTTCCTGATTAACAATATCCAGTTGGCTTTTGGTGCTTATGGAACAAAACAAGCAACAAGGGCCAAAAAAGTAGAAGAATATCTAACTGGGAAGATATTAAACGTTAATGTGCTATCTGAAGCACTTAAATTAGTCAAACAAGCAGTGGTACCCGAAGATGGAACTTCACACCCTGATTACAGGTCAAGCATGGCAGTTGGTTTTCTTTTTGAGTTCCTATTTCGGTTCACCGATGTTTGTCCTGCGATATCTGGTGGTCTGTTAAACCAAAGTACTTTGGTAGAGGAAGTCTCAAAGAGTAACAAAGACGGTCGTATTAGTGAAGAGAAAGCTGACACACTTCTATCATCTGCTAAGCAAGTCGTGGAATCGAGTAAAGAGTATTATCCGGTGGGTGAACCAATGAAGAAATCTGGAGCTTCCTTACAAGCTTCTG GTGAATCTGTTTATGTAGACGACATTCCATCACCACCGAACTGCCTATATGGAGCGTTTATCTATAGTACAAGACCATTAGCAGGGGTAAAGGGCATCCATTTTGGTTCTAATTCATTACCCGATGGAGTTAGTTGCATTATTACTTTTAAAGATATCCCGAGCAGAGGAGCAAATGTAGGATCTAAGACCATTTTTGGTCCCGAACCTTTATTTGCAGATGATCTCGCCCAATATGCTGGTGACCGAATTGCTTTTGTG GTTGCTGAAAGTCAGAGGTCTGCTGATGTGGCCGCAAACATGGCCGTCGTTGAATATGACACTGAAAAtgtagattcaccaattttaacCGTCGAGGAAGCCGTTCAGAAATCCAGTTTTTTCCAAGTTCCACCATTTCTATATCCGAAAAAAGTTGGTGATTTCTCAAAAGGAATGGCTGAAGCTGACAACAAGATCCTCTCTGCTGAG ATGAGACTTGGGTCTCAGTACTATTTTTATATGGAGACACAGACTGCTCTAGCAGTTCCGGATGAAGATAACTGTATGGTTGTCTATGCGTCAAGTCAGTGCCCTGAGTATGCAGGTAGTGTAATTGCTAGTTGTCTTGGTGTCCCCGAGCACAACATCCGTGTCGTTACAAGAAGGGTTGGAGGTGGCTTTGGAGGCAAGGCGGTGAGAGCAATGCCT GTCTCCACAGCCTGTGCACTTGCAGCGTTCAAGTTACAACGCCCTGTACGAATATACGTCAACCGAAAGACTGACATGATAATGGCAGGAGGGAGACACCCCATGAAAATAACATACAGTGTTGGATTTAAGTCAAATGGGAAAATCACTGCCTTACATCTTGATGTATTGATAAATGCTGGGATCATTGAAGATGTAAGCCCTATCATACCGTCGAACTTTATCGGGGCTCTCAAAAAGTATGATTGGGGTGCCTTATCTTTTGATATAAAGGTATGTAAGACGAACCTTACTAGCAAATCAGCTATGCGGGGCCCGGGGGAGGTACAAGGATCGTATATTGCCGAAGCTATAATGGAGCATGTAGCAAGTGTACTGTCTTCGGAGGTGGACTCAATCAGAAAACAAAATATTCATACATTTGAAAGTCTTAAATTATTCTATGAGCGCAGTGCAGGTGATATAGGAGATTATACTTTACCAGGTATGATGGATAGGTTGGCCACATCGTCAAGTTTCGTTCAAAGAAGTGAGATGATAGAACAATATAACCAGAAAAATATATGGAAGAAAAGGGGTATTTCTCGAGTGCCACTTGTTTATGAATCTACACAACGACCGACGCCCGGAAAAGTAAGCATTTTGTCAGACGGATCAATAGTTGTTGAGGTCGGAGGTATTGAAATTGGCCAAGGTCTATGGACAAAGGTGAAGCAAATGACAGCCTATGGTCTTAGTTTAATTGAAAGTAGTTGGAGTGAAGAACTTGTGGAGAAAGTACGTGTTATGCAAGCAGACACTCTAAGCTTAGTGCAAGGCGGGTTTACGGCTGGAAGTACTACATCTGAATCGAGCTGTGAAGCAGTTAGACTTTGCTGTAATGTATTAGTTGAAAGACTGACCCCTCTGAAGAAGACATTACAAGAAAAAAATGGTTCTGTTGATTGGACTACATTGATTCGCCAG GCACACATGCAAGCAGTAAACCTAGCAGCAAACTCTTATTATGTGCCGGCATCCAGTTCCATGCAATATTTAAACTATGGTGCTGCTGTAAGCGAG GTGGAGATAGATATCCTGACAGGAGAAACAAAAATTTTGCAATCTGATATTATATATGACTGTGGACAAAGCTTGAACCCAGCTGTTGATATGGGACAG ATTGAAGGGGCTTTTGTACAAGGAATTGGATTTTTTATGCTCGAAGAGTATCTTACAAACACAGACGGGTTGGTAGTTTCAGATAGTACTTGGACATACAAGATCCCAACAATTGACACAATACCGAAAAATTTCAATGTTCAAGTGCTAAACAGTGGACATCACGAGAAACGTGTTCTCTCATCTAAAg CATCTGGTGAACCGCCGCTACTTCTGGCATCCTCAGTTCATTGTGCAACAAGAGCAGCCATTAAAGCAGCAAGAAAACAACTTAAACTTTGGGGCAAGCTTGACGAGTCTGATTCGGAATTCTATTTGGAAGTTCCTGCCACATTACCTGTTGTGAAGACACAATGTGGCCTAGATTATGCGGAGAAATACTTGGAAAGTCTGCTTCATCACAAAATCGGAAACGGCCTTTCTACCTTCTAG